A stretch of the Glutamicibacter sp. JL.03c genome encodes the following:
- a CDS encoding MFS transporter, with translation MLLCSLEVHMRPITIFRGWSLPGCYAAMLVIGLLMSVYGPIVSVLQGRFGLSAAAVGAALGTQSFAAIIGVLIAQPVLRARGNRWTIMAAMALIAVGGLIIAAAPTWPLLLVGTAVAGLGFGGVDSMITQLILVGSGAKGPGRANIAHAWFGIGTVAGPGLVYLVGPEDYSWIFAGASALMVLALLGATRLEPRPTPAEVTTAAHSGDTAPLRRPALFVIAIAAFFALYLTHFAVQAGIGNWSPTVLQEQSGLPAPTATLFVTGFWAAMVLGRFAAAALAHRVTAGALVTISSLGLAVAVAATLLPAAAPWAYMVAGLFLGPIFPTGMAWLTHSGYGRGNSFAYVIAGSMLGMAFAPSLVGWIIENQGSQSAPLVLLFIAVLVLVSSAALVALIARARRIDASAQLVAARAGAAVDR, from the coding sequence ATGCTCTTATGTTCTTTGGAGGTACACATGCGTCCCATTACGATCTTCCGCGGATGGAGTCTGCCCGGGTGCTATGCCGCGATGCTGGTGATCGGCCTACTCATGTCGGTTTACGGGCCCATCGTCTCCGTTCTCCAGGGGCGGTTCGGCCTCAGCGCAGCTGCCGTGGGCGCGGCGCTGGGGACCCAGTCCTTCGCCGCGATCATCGGCGTGCTCATCGCGCAGCCTGTCCTGCGAGCACGCGGCAACCGCTGGACGATCATGGCCGCGATGGCGCTGATCGCCGTCGGTGGGCTCATCATCGCTGCCGCGCCAACCTGGCCGCTGCTGCTCGTCGGCACAGCGGTCGCCGGCCTCGGGTTCGGCGGCGTAGACTCGATGATCACCCAGCTGATTCTCGTCGGGTCCGGCGCGAAGGGACCAGGCCGGGCGAACATCGCCCACGCTTGGTTCGGCATCGGCACTGTCGCGGGCCCCGGCCTGGTCTACCTCGTCGGGCCAGAGGACTACTCGTGGATCTTTGCCGGGGCCTCGGCCCTCATGGTGCTTGCGTTACTCGGGGCGACGAGGCTCGAGCCGCGTCCCACTCCGGCCGAGGTTACCACCGCTGCGCACTCGGGCGACACGGCCCCTCTGCGCAGGCCCGCCCTGTTCGTGATCGCTATTGCGGCTTTCTTTGCCCTCTACCTCACGCACTTCGCCGTCCAGGCCGGGATCGGTAACTGGTCCCCGACCGTCCTACAGGAGCAGTCTGGCCTTCCGGCCCCGACCGCGACCCTGTTCGTCACCGGATTCTGGGCCGCGATGGTGCTCGGCCGCTTCGCGGCGGCCGCCCTTGCCCACCGCGTTACCGCGGGTGCCCTGGTTACGATCAGTTCGCTGGGACTCGCGGTCGCCGTCGCGGCTACGCTTCTGCCTGCGGCAGCACCCTGGGCGTACATGGTCGCCGGGCTCTTCCTCGGACCGATCTTCCCCACCGGGATGGCGTGGCTGACCCACAGCGGATACGGCCGCGGAAACAGCTTCGCCTACGTCATTGCCGGCTCCATGCTCGGTATGGCCTTCGCACCCAGTCTCGTGGGCTGGATCATCGAGAACCAGGGCAGCCAGTCAGCCCCACTCGTGCTGCTGTTCATTGCCGTGCTCGTGCTCGTCTCCAGTGCCGCACTGGTCGCGCTCATCGCCCGTGCCCGCAGGATCGACGCGTCGGCGCAGCTGGTTGCTGCCCGCGCGGGAGCCGCTGTAGATCGCTGA
- a CDS encoding helix-turn-helix transcriptional regulator: protein MKSQASDIDAPVLPEQPHRPHVGARTERYPDGVHIASHWHDEDQLVYVSTGLMAIHTSHGVWVASPGRAFLIPAGVKHEHRTYGNTLLHLFNSAGPGLVARGLAGPEVVAVDALLHEVLKAVTDPALSEEEVAHLECVLNDRVRRTPVTGLRLPQPNDPRLREACRLVQDDLGDVYTLPRLARSVHVSERTLARLFKAEFGQTYPQWRTRARLFASMVRLAEGHTVTQVAQECGWSTPSAFIDTFRRIMGQTPGAFKAADSTDW, encoded by the coding sequence GTGAAGTCGCAGGCCTCCGACATCGACGCCCCAGTGCTGCCCGAGCAGCCTCATCGACCACACGTAGGCGCACGCACGGAGCGGTACCCGGACGGCGTGCATATCGCCTCACACTGGCACGACGAGGACCAGCTGGTCTACGTCAGCACCGGGCTGATGGCGATCCACACCAGTCACGGCGTCTGGGTCGCCTCCCCCGGCAGGGCGTTCCTCATCCCCGCTGGCGTCAAACACGAGCACCGCACTTACGGGAACACGCTCCTCCACCTCTTCAACTCCGCCGGCCCCGGCCTCGTCGCCCGCGGACTCGCGGGACCGGAGGTCGTGGCCGTCGATGCGCTGTTGCACGAGGTGCTCAAAGCCGTGACCGATCCAGCCTTGTCAGAGGAGGAAGTCGCACACCTCGAATGCGTCCTCAACGATCGGGTGCGACGAACTCCGGTGACCGGCCTGCGCCTGCCCCAGCCCAATGATCCGAGGCTGCGCGAGGCGTGCAGGCTCGTCCAGGACGACCTCGGGGACGTCTACACACTGCCCCGCCTAGCGAGATCCGTGCACGTCAGCGAACGGACCCTCGCACGGCTATTCAAAGCCGAGTTCGGGCAGACCTACCCGCAATGGCGGACCCGAGCACGCCTATTCGCCTCTATGGTTCGGCTCGCCGAGGGCCACACGGTCACCCAGGTGGCCCAGGAATGCGGATGGTCGACGCCCAGCGCGTTCATCGACACCTTCCGTCGAATCATGGGCCAGACGCCCGGCGCGTTCAAGGCCGCCGATTCGACTGACTGGTGA
- a CDS encoding MFS transporter translates to MDKNLDQIVDTSPGPETSPANKHAALLTVALFVTGFGLRTAVASLGSVLGNIQDSFSAGSGGLSFLTTLPVLCFAMAGIAVPFLARKIGPHRGLLIALAVSVLGLVARALTDSFAIFLLLSTVALVGAAVANVLLPSLVKTHFPDRVGQKTSVYVVALSLGTMASAGLTAPIAGIGSDGWRWGVAVWAILPVLAAIPWLLARPWPAHASPDQPTRHARRPSALGMLRSRTVVALTFFFASLSALAYIAFGWFALYLQDLGIEAGVAGTMVAVLAGVSMPVSIIVSRVNPRRFGTVVIVLAACFAASLIGLAVAPAAGSWVWMILFGIGNGLFSLSLALIGLRARTPATTAAVSGVVQGIGYLVAGAGPLLFGLLHAWTGAWTASLALLFVLVGVAAVSGLAASRHGFIDDELHHTSTATPVHGEAAQR, encoded by the coding sequence ATGGACAAGAATTTAGACCAAATCGTGGACACGTCGCCCGGCCCGGAGACCTCCCCAGCAAATAAACACGCCGCACTGTTGACCGTTGCACTGTTCGTCACCGGGTTCGGGCTGCGCACGGCGGTCGCCAGCCTCGGCTCCGTCCTGGGCAACATCCAGGATTCCTTCTCCGCAGGTAGTGGGGGACTGAGTTTCCTTACGACGCTGCCCGTCCTGTGTTTTGCCATGGCGGGTATTGCCGTCCCGTTCCTCGCTCGCAAGATCGGCCCGCACCGCGGATTGCTGATCGCATTGGCGGTCTCGGTCCTCGGCCTCGTGGCTCGCGCGCTGACTGACAGCTTCGCCATCTTCCTCTTGCTGTCCACTGTCGCGCTTGTCGGTGCAGCGGTGGCGAACGTGCTCCTGCCCTCTCTGGTGAAGACGCACTTCCCCGACCGCGTAGGGCAGAAGACCTCGGTCTACGTCGTCGCACTCAGCCTCGGCACGATGGCCTCGGCCGGGCTGACGGCCCCGATCGCCGGCATAGGGTCGGACGGATGGCGGTGGGGCGTCGCCGTTTGGGCGATCCTGCCGGTCCTGGCCGCGATCCCATGGCTGCTCGCCCGCCCCTGGCCGGCTCACGCCTCACCGGACCAGCCCACACGCCATGCCCGACGCCCGTCGGCTCTGGGCATGCTTCGCAGCCGCACTGTCGTCGCGCTGACCTTCTTCTTCGCCTCCCTGTCAGCTCTGGCGTACATCGCGTTCGGCTGGTTCGCCTTGTACCTGCAGGATCTGGGTATCGAGGCCGGCGTCGCCGGAACCATGGTCGCCGTCCTCGCGGGCGTGAGCATGCCGGTATCGATTATCGTCTCGCGCGTCAACCCGCGGCGCTTCGGCACGGTCGTCATCGTCCTCGCCGCGTGTTTCGCCGCGTCCCTGATCGGTCTTGCAGTCGCGCCCGCGGCGGGATCCTGGGTATGGATGATCCTCTTCGGCATCGGCAACGGCCTCTTCTCGCTCAGCCTCGCCCTCATAGGACTGCGCGCCCGCACCCCCGCCACGACCGCCGCCGTCTCCGGTGTCGTCCAGGGCATCGGGTACCTAGTCGCCGGGGCCGGCCCCCTCCTGTTCGGGTTGCTCCATGCCTGGACCGGCGCATGGACCGCGTCGCTGGCACTGCTGTTCGTCCTCGTCGGGGTCGCCGCAGTCAGCGGCTTGGCCGCCTCACGCCACGGATTCATTGACGACGAGCTCCACCACACCTCCACGGCCACCCCTGTCCACGGTGAGGCCGCCCAGCGCTGA
- a CDS encoding siderophore-interacting protein, giving the protein MAWARFAGTLIDRHNVTENIFRANFEISTVAPGHDYSPLRVGDESVGLYFARDGVLLGTRETTVPGAHGGWETVEDEANMGRRNLTVRAFDPATGAMSIDVAHHASGVAIDWFDSARPGWRVLMAGARSWHRPPTEASGHHCLIADLAGLPALARILEGTDPGIDVTAVAEVLSPGDLDYLPPHPRLDLVPLIGSGNGVTASRLADHIQQMPGLETASYHWIAAETAQVRHLKKHLRGLGVDKSQCVAIGYWTDETQWSEQA; this is encoded by the coding sequence ATGGCATGGGCACGATTCGCCGGGACCCTGATCGACCGGCACAACGTCACCGAGAACATCTTCCGAGCCAACTTCGAGATCAGCACCGTGGCTCCCGGGCACGACTACTCGCCCTTGCGCGTCGGGGACGAATCCGTTGGCCTCTACTTCGCCCGTGACGGGGTCCTCCTGGGCACGCGCGAGACGACGGTGCCCGGCGCTCACGGCGGATGGGAGACGGTTGAGGACGAGGCGAACATGGGGAGGCGCAACCTGACCGTGCGCGCCTTCGACCCGGCCACCGGCGCGATGTCCATCGACGTCGCCCACCATGCCTCCGGGGTGGCCATCGACTGGTTCGACAGCGCCCGACCGGGCTGGAGGGTGCTCATGGCCGGGGCGAGGTCCTGGCACCGGCCGCCAACCGAAGCCTCAGGACACCACTGCCTGATCGCCGACCTCGCCGGGCTCCCCGCCCTAGCCCGCATCCTCGAGGGCACCGACCCGGGCATCGACGTCACCGCCGTCGCCGAGGTGCTGTCCCCGGGTGACCTCGACTACCTGCCGCCGCACCCGCGCCTGGACCTCGTCCCGCTGATCGGCTCCGGCAACGGCGTCACGGCCAGCCGCCTCGCCGACCACATCCAGCAGATGCCGGGCCTGGAGACGGCGTCGTACCACTGGATCGCGGCCGAGACAGCCCAAGTCCGCCACCTCAAGAAGCACCTCAGAGGACTCGGGGTCGACAAGTCCCAGTGCGTAGCCATCGGTTACTGGACTGATGAGACGCAGTGGTCCGAGCAAGCCTAA
- a CDS encoding dienelactone hydrolase family protein yields MATIVLFHHVQGLTPGVQAMAAELRAAGHTVHAIDLYAGKLPKDFEAGMRMANKLTEDKIQERVEKLFSKLPEELVYIGTSWGAALAQQCAQQRQGAVAAVLLESFVDLDAEWSFGPWPHNVPVQIHGMDEDPFFAKEGDLESAQNFVKGEGKDIAQLFTYPGNKHLFTDSSLRSHDPAARALVMERMIKFLEPYV; encoded by the coding sequence ATGGCAACCATTGTCTTGTTCCACCACGTCCAAGGGCTCACTCCCGGGGTCCAGGCAATGGCCGCCGAATTGCGTGCCGCAGGCCATACGGTTCACGCCATTGACCTCTATGCGGGCAAGCTGCCCAAGGATTTCGAGGCTGGCATGCGCATGGCCAACAAACTGACCGAAGACAAGATCCAGGAACGCGTGGAGAAGCTCTTCAGCAAGCTCCCGGAAGAACTGGTGTACATCGGAACCTCATGGGGCGCCGCCCTTGCCCAGCAATGCGCACAGCAGCGGCAGGGTGCAGTGGCCGCCGTCTTGCTGGAGTCCTTTGTGGATCTTGATGCCGAGTGGAGCTTCGGCCCCTGGCCGCACAACGTTCCGGTGCAGATCCATGGCATGGACGAGGATCCCTTCTTTGCCAAAGAAGGCGATCTGGAATCCGCGCAGAACTTCGTAAAGGGCGAGGGTAAAGACATAGCGCAGCTATTCACCTATCCAGGGAACAAGCACCTGTTTACCGACAGCTCGTTGCGTTCCCATGACCCCGCAGCTCGCGCTTTGGTGATGGAGCGGATGATCAAATTCTTGGAGCCCTACGTTTAA
- a CDS encoding ABC-F family ATP-binding cassette domain-containing protein translates to MSLAPPITLNNLSFEWPTGERALADLDGTFPAGLVGLTGRNGSGKSTLLKLIAGLLAPTSGSVEANARIGYLPQMITLEKDATVAQLLGVEKPLVALKAIEAGSVDPADFDAVGDDWDVEARVDVELNRLGLGHVSLERRIGLLSGGETMLLAVLGLRLAGNEITLLDEPTNNLDAPTRELLYELVRSWKGTLIVVSHDLELLEMMDHTIELHAGELRVFGGPYSMYVQQLETEQQAAQQAAKTAQATLKVEKRQRVEAETKLARAKRKGRAEQLGGGLPKILANSLRQKSEANAGKMRSHLDGKVESAQAKVDDADRMVRQVEHINLELPDPGLPSSKKVAIVSSGTTQQIIQGPERVGLIGPNGSGKSTLLRQMISREPASGELKGEIYLDRVGFLPQRLGGLDDQLSAMDNVAAVAPSASNGQVRNMLARLLLRGASADRRLGMLSGGERFRVYLATLLLAEPTAQLLILDEPTNNLDIDSVRQLAEALQAYRGALLVVSHDQSFLAQLNLDYFLELSARGTLSKSYPNPV, encoded by the coding sequence ATGTCTTTGGCTCCACCAATTACCCTGAATAACCTCAGTTTCGAATGGCCCACCGGCGAGCGCGCCCTGGCAGATCTGGACGGCACGTTCCCGGCCGGCCTGGTGGGATTGACCGGCCGCAACGGCAGCGGCAAATCGACTCTGCTCAAGCTCATCGCCGGCCTGCTGGCACCAACCAGCGGGTCCGTGGAAGCCAATGCCCGGATCGGCTACCTGCCGCAGATGATCACCTTGGAAAAAGACGCGACGGTGGCGCAGCTGCTCGGTGTGGAAAAGCCGCTGGTGGCGCTCAAGGCCATCGAGGCTGGCAGTGTCGACCCCGCTGATTTTGATGCGGTAGGAGATGACTGGGATGTGGAAGCTCGTGTTGATGTCGAGTTGAACCGCCTGGGGCTAGGGCACGTGAGCCTGGAACGCCGGATTGGTTTGCTCTCCGGCGGCGAAACGATGCTGCTGGCAGTTCTTGGCCTGCGCCTTGCAGGGAACGAGATCACCTTGCTCGATGAACCCACCAATAACCTCGATGCGCCCACCCGCGAGCTGCTCTACGAGCTGGTCAGGTCCTGGAAAGGGACGCTGATCGTGGTCAGCCACGACCTCGAGCTGCTGGAAATGATGGACCACACTATCGAGCTGCATGCTGGCGAGCTTCGGGTTTTCGGCGGGCCATACAGCATGTACGTTCAGCAGCTGGAGACCGAACAGCAAGCTGCCCAGCAGGCGGCCAAAACCGCGCAGGCGACGCTGAAAGTGGAGAAGCGCCAGCGCGTGGAAGCCGAGACCAAGTTGGCCCGGGCCAAGCGCAAGGGCCGGGCCGAACAGCTCGGCGGCGGCCTGCCGAAGATCCTGGCCAATAGCCTACGGCAGAAGTCCGAGGCTAATGCCGGCAAGATGCGCTCGCACCTGGATGGAAAGGTGGAAAGCGCGCAAGCCAAGGTTGATGATGCAGATCGCATGGTCCGGCAGGTGGAACACATCAATCTTGAATTGCCAGACCCTGGACTGCCGTCCAGCAAGAAGGTCGCGATCGTTTCTTCCGGGACGACTCAGCAGATTATCCAGGGGCCCGAACGCGTGGGGCTGATCGGCCCCAACGGTTCAGGCAAGAGCACCCTGCTCCGGCAGATGATTTCCCGCGAACCCGCCAGCGGTGAACTGAAAGGAGAAATCTATCTGGACCGGGTTGGCTTCCTGCCGCAACGTCTGGGCGGCTTGGATGACCAGCTCAGCGCGATGGACAATGTCGCTGCAGTAGCCCCTTCGGCAAGCAACGGGCAGGTTCGCAATATGCTCGCCCGGCTGCTGCTGCGCGGGGCAAGTGCTGATCGACGTTTGGGAATGCTCTCCGGCGGCGAAAGATTCCGTGTATATCTGGCAACACTGTTGCTGGCCGAGCCGACGGCACAGCTGCTCATCCTCGATGAACCGACGAATAATCTGGACATTGATAGTGTTCGCCAGCTGGCCGAGGCCTTGCAAGCTTATCGCGGTGCATTGCTGGTAGTCAGCCACGATCAGAGCTTCCTGGCCCAACTGAACCTGGATTACTTCCTGGAGCTTTCGGCCCGAGGAACGCTGAGCAAGTCCTATCCCAACCCGGTTTGA
- a CDS encoding class I SAM-dependent methyltransferase, which translates to MSSHNARAGLDKQADQVQNMFDKLAPRYDLLNTLMTGGIVNYWRKITTEAIAPKPGERILDLAAGTGTSSVPLAEAGAKVTACDMSNGMLAEGRKRYPHLDFVYGDAHDLPFEDGTFDAVTISYGLRNIDDTEKALSEMRRVTKPGGRIVVAEFSTPTVTPIKVAYQQFLPRVIPALGYLVSPNPTAYAYLAESIAAWPNQEELGAKFVNVAWKNVEYRNLTGGIVAVHRAWK; encoded by the coding sequence ATGAGTTCCCACAATGCGCGCGCAGGCCTGGACAAGCAGGCCGATCAGGTTCAGAACATGTTCGACAAGCTGGCTCCACGCTACGACTTGCTCAATACCTTGATGACCGGTGGCATTGTGAACTACTGGCGCAAGATCACCACCGAGGCCATCGCGCCCAAGCCCGGCGAGCGCATCCTCGACCTGGCGGCCGGCACCGGCACCTCATCGGTCCCGCTGGCCGAAGCCGGCGCAAAGGTGACCGCTTGCGACATGTCCAACGGCATGCTCGCCGAGGGCCGCAAGCGCTACCCGCACCTGGACTTCGTCTACGGTGATGCCCATGATCTTCCATTCGAAGATGGCACCTTTGACGCGGTGACCATCTCCTATGGGCTGCGCAATATCGATGACACCGAGAAGGCCCTGTCGGAAATGCGCCGCGTGACCAAGCCCGGCGGGCGGATCGTGGTTGCCGAGTTCTCCACTCCAACCGTGACCCCGATCAAGGTGGCCTACCAGCAGTTCCTGCCACGCGTGATCCCTGCGCTGGGGTACCTGGTTTCGCCCAACCCGACCGCGTATGCGTACCTGGCTGAGTCCATCGCGGCCTGGCCAAACCAGGAAGAACTCGGTGCCAAGTTCGTCAACGTGGCCTGGAAGAATGTGGAATACCGCAATCTGACCGGTGGCATTGTTGCGGTGCACCGCGCGTGGAAGTAG
- a CDS encoding SRPBCC family protein — protein sequence MPVTSVVKDPDSLSLTVHAEFPVKVSRLWDAYLDARQLEKFWGPVEYPATFTRHDATAGGRSNYHMTSPDGEEFHGYWLWNEVVEHKFFEVSDGFAHADGTPNTDLPLNRMVFTFDPTPEGSKLTITAVFDSVEELEQVVAMGMIDGTRSAMSQIEQVLIDLRNYAQTFSTEAQVLSDTQVRITRLVRGTLAQVWRAHHDQQLMKRWMLGPDGWQMTECVTAQEAGETYRYWWEPVDADAGQGFGFTGTVVESLPQSYERTTEQMIDTDYPATISELTLTPNDGGTLLTMLITYPDAQTRDTVLATGMTEGMEASYARLESIL from the coding sequence ATGCCCGTCACATCCGTTGTCAAAGATCCCGACTCACTCTCACTGACCGTCCATGCAGAATTCCCGGTCAAGGTATCCCGGCTTTGGGACGCCTACCTCGATGCCCGGCAGCTTGAAAAGTTCTGGGGACCAGTGGAATACCCGGCAACCTTCACCCGCCACGATGCCACTGCTGGCGGTCGCTCGAATTACCACATGACCTCCCCCGACGGCGAAGAATTCCATGGCTATTGGCTCTGGAACGAAGTCGTCGAACATAAGTTTTTCGAAGTCAGTGATGGCTTTGCCCATGCCGATGGGACCCCGAATACCGACCTGCCGCTCAACCGCATGGTCTTCACCTTCGACCCGACACCCGAAGGATCGAAGCTGACGATTACCGCGGTTTTCGATTCCGTCGAGGAACTGGAACAGGTCGTGGCCATGGGCATGATCGATGGCACGCGTTCGGCGATGAGCCAGATCGAACAGGTCCTGATCGACCTGCGCAACTATGCGCAGACCTTCAGCACCGAGGCCCAGGTCCTCTCGGATACCCAGGTGCGCATCACCCGATTGGTGCGCGGGACGCTCGCGCAAGTCTGGCGGGCCCACCATGATCAGCAGCTGATGAAGCGCTGGATGCTCGGCCCCGACGGCTGGCAGATGACCGAATGCGTCACGGCGCAGGAAGCCGGCGAGACCTACCGGTACTGGTGGGAACCGGTAGATGCCGATGCTGGGCAGGGGTTTGGATTCACCGGAACCGTAGTGGAATCCTTGCCGCAGTCCTATGAACGGACCACCGAGCAGATGATCGACACGGACTACCCGGCCACCATCAGCGAACTCACGCTGACGCCGAACGACGGCGGAACCCTGCTCACCATGCTCATTACCTATCCCGACGCGCAAACCCGCGACACCGTGCTCGCCACCGGAATGACCGAGGGAATGGAGGCCAGCTACGCCCGGCTCGAATCGATTCTCTAG
- a CDS encoding ArsR/SmtB family transcription factor, whose protein sequence is MVVYELSEEQTNKVFRALADATRRDIVRRTLRAEVSVSELAASYDMSFAAVQKHVAALEAAGLVTKIARGRERIVRGQPDTIRHAQELLSSLEDIWRQRISRLDDFLANGDT, encoded by the coding sequence ATGGTTGTATATGAGTTGAGCGAAGAACAGACAAACAAGGTCTTCCGCGCCTTGGCAGACGCCACACGAAGAGACATCGTGCGGCGGACGCTTCGCGCCGAGGTAAGCGTTTCTGAACTTGCAGCAAGCTACGACATGTCGTTTGCGGCCGTCCAGAAACACGTCGCAGCATTGGAAGCCGCCGGTCTGGTCACCAAAATCGCACGTGGCCGCGAACGCATAGTCCGAGGCCAGCCGGACACCATCCGGCACGCACAAGAACTACTTTCATCCCTCGAAGACATCTGGCGCCAGCGCATCAGCCGGCTCGATGATTTCCTCGCCAATGGGGACACATAA
- a CDS encoding TetR/AcrR family transcriptional regulator, giving the protein MLELVQISGYSGTGLNALIEHASAPKGSVYFHFPEGKEGLGLAAIELAKQQFEAMIIQAAQDGGGAAEASKIAIQALAAIISDSGFRLGCPVSVVTLEMGDSSERLRQACASAFESWIAPTAALLEADGMDSAKADSLATVIVSTIEGAAIVSRAMKSTQPLLAAADVVSELIGLRCEGAGIQK; this is encoded by the coding sequence ATGCTTGAACTCGTCCAGATCAGCGGATACAGCGGCACCGGGCTCAACGCGTTGATCGAGCACGCCTCAGCACCAAAGGGCTCGGTCTATTTCCACTTTCCCGAAGGGAAGGAAGGACTGGGCCTAGCCGCAATCGAACTGGCCAAGCAGCAGTTCGAAGCCATGATTATCCAAGCGGCCCAGGACGGCGGCGGCGCCGCTGAAGCATCCAAGATCGCCATCCAGGCTCTGGCGGCCATCATCAGTGACAGCGGCTTTCGCCTGGGCTGCCCGGTTTCGGTGGTGACCCTGGAGATGGGGGATTCGAGCGAACGCCTGCGGCAAGCCTGCGCCAGCGCATTCGAATCATGGATTGCCCCCACCGCGGCCCTGCTCGAAGCCGATGGAATGGACTCTGCCAAGGCTGATTCCCTTGCAACCGTGATCGTCTCGACCATCGAGGGGGCGGCCATCGTTTCCCGCGCCATGAAAAGCACCCAGCCGCTTCTCGCTGCGGCAGACGTCGTCTCAGAGCTCATTGGCTTGCGTTGCGAAGGCGCAGGGATCCAGAAATGA